A window of Xyrauchen texanus isolate HMW12.3.18 chromosome 10, RBS_HiC_50CHRs, whole genome shotgun sequence contains these coding sequences:
- the lipea gene encoding lipase, hormone-sensitive a isoform X1 has translation MDHKDVFAVLQSVCSDVISALYGSVSSSHGDNTNRLLGVMRLIQEHGRAVEPLVTGFTAVYHHFDFDAQTPGNGYRTLVKVVHSCVNYIIQKALYIASNYSGAFFRMEHNVAEMEAYCSALCQLRALLYLAQVLLNDNGRGQLYSQEDGGLSERFVQEYISMHKACFYGRCLGFQFSPSLRPFLQTVVISMVSFGENYKKQQTGIGIAALSFFTSGKYVMNPELRGAEFERITQNLDMQFWKTFWNITETELLSGLSRIASLVVQVNVTLTVPAETFTLPLASDSNLSVSVAPPVAHWGPGPVNVRLISHTLRQGQDSAELLALSRSEGPPRSLPVSFSRQTACLSPYLLIHFHGGGFVAQTSKSHENYLKSWSKDLDVPILSVDYSLAPEAPFPRALEECFYAYCWALKNCHLLGSTAERVCLAGDSAGGNLCITVSMRAMSHGVRVPDGIVAAYPATLLTTDSSPSRLLTLIDPLLPLSVLYKCIDAYAGTGSQTVQPARHLDTLAALGQDTVKLIINFTQGANNWLQSLIDPKAPSSSSSATKLSNGPSPSKSHSEDRPQEVREYPENFEPLRSRCLVDIQTPCSPIMKNPFVSPLLAPVSLLKGLPPVHIVASALDALLDDSVMFAKKLRNMNQPVTLTVVEDLPHGFLSLFQLSKETQEASDICVQRIRDVFQQEECQGNK, from the exons ATGGACCATAAGGATGTGTTTGCAGTATTGCAGTCAGTATGTTCAGATGTTATCTCAGCTCTTTATGGATCCGTCAGTTCTTcacatggcgacaacactaatCGTCTGTTGGGGGTGATGAGGCTGATTCAGGAACATGGCCGTGCTGTGGAACCCTTGGTCACTGGCTTTACTGCCGTCTATCACCATTTTGATTTTGATGCTCAAACCCCTGGCAATGGATATCGGACCTTAGTCAAA GTGGTACATTCCTGTGTCAACTACATCATCCAAAAGGCACTTTACATTGCCTCAAACTACAGTGGAGCGTTTTTCCGAATGGAGCATAATGTGGCAGAAATGGAAGCATATTGTAGTGCCCTGTGTCAGCTACGGGCATTGCTTTACCTGGCACAGGTATTACTAAATGACAATGGCCGTGGTCAGCTCTATTCACAAGAGGACGGAGGTTTGAGTGAGAGGTTTGTGCAAGAGTACATCTCGATGCACAAGGCTTGCTTCTATGGCCGCTGCTTGGGCTTCCAG TTTTCCCCGTCTCTCAGGCCTTTCCTACAGACAGTGGTCATCAGTATGGTATCCTTTGGGGAAAACTACAAGAAACAGCAGACTGGGATAG GCATAGCAGCACTCTCTTTCTTCACATCTGGCAAATATGTGATGAACCCTGAGCTGAGGGGGGCGGAGTTTGAGCGCATTACTCAAAATTTAGATATGCAGTTTTGGAAAACCTTTTGGAACATTACAGAGACAGAGCTATTATCA GGGTTGTCAAGGATTGCTTCACTTGtggtgcaagtgaatgtgacGTTAACCGTGCCAGCTGAAACTTTCACTTTGCCACTCGCCTCTGACTCCAATCTCTCAGTCTCTGTTGCCCCGCCAGTTGCACACTGGGGCCCTGGGCCAGTCAATGTGCGCctgatctcacacacactccgCCAAGGAcag GACAGTGCAGAACTGTTGGCATTATCTCGGTCTGAAGGGCCTCCGCGCTCTTTACCTGTAAGTTTCAGTCGTCAGACAGCTTGTCTCTCTCCTTATCTGCTCATTCACTTCCATGGAGGTGGATTTGTCGCACAAACTTCAAAATCACATGAG AATTATTTGAAGAGCTGGTCAAAGGATCTGGATGTGCCTATTCTCTCAGTGGATTACTCACTGGCTCCAGAGGCCCCATTCCCCCGAGCTCTGGAGGAGTGTTTCTACGCCTACTGTTGGGCCTTGAAGAATTGCCACTTGCTGG GATCGACTGCAGAGCGTGTTTGTTTAGCTGGGGACAGTGCAGGCGGTAACCTGTGTATAACCGTCTCTATGAGGGCAATGTCTCACGGTGTACGCGTTCCTGATGGAATCGTGGCAGCGTACCCGGCAACTCTACTGACAACAGACTCCTCACCATCCAGGCTTCTCACTTTGATCGACCCTTTACTGCCTTTGAGTGTGCTGTATAAGTGCATTGATGCCTATGCAG GTACAGGCAGTCAGACAGTTCAGCCAGCACGGCATTTAGACACCCTGGCCGCTTTGGGACAGGATACAGTTAAGTTGATTATAAACTTTACACAGGGAGCGAACAATTGGCTCCAATCTTTAATAGATCCAAAAGCACCATCTTCATCATCCTCTGCAACCAAATTATCCAATGGGCCTTCACCTTCCAAGTCACACTCTGAAGACAGGCCACAGGAAGTCAGAGAATACCCTGAAAACTTTGAGCCACTCCGGTCTAGGTGTTTGGTGGATATACAGACACCTTGCTCACCAATAATGAAGAACCCCTTTGTGTCTCCTCTACTTGCTCCAGTCAGTCTTCTCAAGGGGCTGCCACCAGTGCATATAGTG GCCTCAGCTTTGGATGCCCTGTTAGATGATTCAGTAATGTTTGCCAAAAAGCTGAGGAATATGAACCAGCCAGTGACTCTCACTGTAGTAGAGGACCTCCCTCATGGCTTCCTGAGCCTATTCCAGCTCTCCAAAGAGACCCAGGAGGCATCTGACATATGTGTTCAACGAATCAGAGACGTCTTTCAGCAAGAAGAATGTCAGGGAAATAAATAA
- the lipea gene encoding lipase, hormone-sensitive a isoform X2: protein MDHKDVFAVLQSVCSDVISALYGSVSSSHGDNTNRLLGVMRLIQEHGRAVEPLVTGFTAVYHHFDFDAQTPGNGYRTLVKVVHSCVNYIIQKALYIASNYSGAFFRMEHNVAEMEAYCSALCQLRALLYLAQVLLNDNGRGQLYSQEDGGLSERFVQEYISMHKACFYGRCLGFQFSPSLRPFLQTVVISMVSFGENYKKQQTGIGIAALSFFTSGKYVMNPELRGAEFERITQNLDMQFWKTFWNITETELLSGLSRIASLVVQVNVTLTVPAETFTLPLASDSNLSVSVAPPVAHWGPGPVNVRLISHTLRQGQDSAELLALSRSEGPPRSLPVSFSRQTACLSPYLLIHFHGGGFVAQTSKSHENYLKSWSKDLDVPILSVDYSLAPEAPFPRALEECFYAYCWALKNCHLLGSTAERVCLAGDSAGGNLCITVSMRAMSHGVRVPDGIVAAYPATLLTTDSSPSRLLTLIDPLLPLSVLYKCIDAYAGTGSQTVQPARHLDTLAALGQDTVKLIINFTQGANNWLQSLIDPKAPSSSSSATKLSNGPSPSKSHSEDRPQEVREYPENFEPLRSRCLVDIQTPCSPIMKNPFVSPLLAPVSLLKGLPPVHIVTVLIVLLRPQLWMPC, encoded by the exons ATGGACCATAAGGATGTGTTTGCAGTATTGCAGTCAGTATGTTCAGATGTTATCTCAGCTCTTTATGGATCCGTCAGTTCTTcacatggcgacaacactaatCGTCTGTTGGGGGTGATGAGGCTGATTCAGGAACATGGCCGTGCTGTGGAACCCTTGGTCACTGGCTTTACTGCCGTCTATCACCATTTTGATTTTGATGCTCAAACCCCTGGCAATGGATATCGGACCTTAGTCAAA GTGGTACATTCCTGTGTCAACTACATCATCCAAAAGGCACTTTACATTGCCTCAAACTACAGTGGAGCGTTTTTCCGAATGGAGCATAATGTGGCAGAAATGGAAGCATATTGTAGTGCCCTGTGTCAGCTACGGGCATTGCTTTACCTGGCACAGGTATTACTAAATGACAATGGCCGTGGTCAGCTCTATTCACAAGAGGACGGAGGTTTGAGTGAGAGGTTTGTGCAAGAGTACATCTCGATGCACAAGGCTTGCTTCTATGGCCGCTGCTTGGGCTTCCAG TTTTCCCCGTCTCTCAGGCCTTTCCTACAGACAGTGGTCATCAGTATGGTATCCTTTGGGGAAAACTACAAGAAACAGCAGACTGGGATAG GCATAGCAGCACTCTCTTTCTTCACATCTGGCAAATATGTGATGAACCCTGAGCTGAGGGGGGCGGAGTTTGAGCGCATTACTCAAAATTTAGATATGCAGTTTTGGAAAACCTTTTGGAACATTACAGAGACAGAGCTATTATCA GGGTTGTCAAGGATTGCTTCACTTGtggtgcaagtgaatgtgacGTTAACCGTGCCAGCTGAAACTTTCACTTTGCCACTCGCCTCTGACTCCAATCTCTCAGTCTCTGTTGCCCCGCCAGTTGCACACTGGGGCCCTGGGCCAGTCAATGTGCGCctgatctcacacacactccgCCAAGGAcag GACAGTGCAGAACTGTTGGCATTATCTCGGTCTGAAGGGCCTCCGCGCTCTTTACCTGTAAGTTTCAGTCGTCAGACAGCTTGTCTCTCTCCTTATCTGCTCATTCACTTCCATGGAGGTGGATTTGTCGCACAAACTTCAAAATCACATGAG AATTATTTGAAGAGCTGGTCAAAGGATCTGGATGTGCCTATTCTCTCAGTGGATTACTCACTGGCTCCAGAGGCCCCATTCCCCCGAGCTCTGGAGGAGTGTTTCTACGCCTACTGTTGGGCCTTGAAGAATTGCCACTTGCTGG GATCGACTGCAGAGCGTGTTTGTTTAGCTGGGGACAGTGCAGGCGGTAACCTGTGTATAACCGTCTCTATGAGGGCAATGTCTCACGGTGTACGCGTTCCTGATGGAATCGTGGCAGCGTACCCGGCAACTCTACTGACAACAGACTCCTCACCATCCAGGCTTCTCACTTTGATCGACCCTTTACTGCCTTTGAGTGTGCTGTATAAGTGCATTGATGCCTATGCAG GTACAGGCAGTCAGACAGTTCAGCCAGCACGGCATTTAGACACCCTGGCCGCTTTGGGACAGGATACAGTTAAGTTGATTATAAACTTTACACAGGGAGCGAACAATTGGCTCCAATCTTTAATAGATCCAAAAGCACCATCTTCATCATCCTCTGCAACCAAATTATCCAATGGGCCTTCACCTTCCAAGTCACACTCTGAAGACAGGCCACAGGAAGTCAGAGAATACCCTGAAAACTTTGAGCCACTCCGGTCTAGGTGTTTGGTGGATATACAGACACCTTGCTCACCAATAATGAAGAACCCCTTTGTGTCTCCTCTACTTGCTCCAGTCAGTCTTCTCAAGGGGCTGCCACCAGTGCATATAGTG ACTGTTTTGATTGTTCTCCTTAGGCCTCAGCTTTGGATGCCCTGTTAG